In Lepidochelys kempii isolate rLepKem1 chromosome 10, rLepKem1.hap2, whole genome shotgun sequence, a single window of DNA contains:
- the MFGE8 gene encoding lactadherin isoform X2 — translation MKASSPLPTLFGAILAVSAVTGDFCDVNHCENGGTCLTGSSETPFFCICPEGFTGIDCNDTEKGPCHPNPCHNNGECQLVPNRGDVFMEYVCKCPAGYAGIHCQKNVNECSSQPCKNGGTCLDLNGDYACKCPSPFLGKTCHVRCAVLLGMEGRAIADAQLSASSVYYGFLGLQRWGPELARLNNNGIVNAWTSSNYDKSPWIQANLLRKMRLTGIIMQGARRAGWAEYVHSFKIAHSLDGRVFVFCRDEKQDQDKVFLGNTNNDGMQSNTFNPPITAQYIRIYPVMCHRACTLRFELVGCELNGCSEPLGMKSRLISDQQITASSIYKTWGIDGFTWYPHYARLDKTGKTNAWTALNNDQSEWLQIDLLTQKKVTGVITQGARDFGHIQYVAAYKVAYSDDGTSWTVYKDNRTNSSKIFQGNYDNTSHKKNVFDVPFYARFVRILPVAWHNRITLRMELLGCDE, via the exons ATGAAGGCATCGAGCCCTTTGCCGACGCTGTTCGGTGCCATCCTCGCCGTCTCGGCTGTGACGG GTGATTTCTGTGATGTGAACCACTGTGAGAACGGGGGTACCTGCCTGACTGGTAGCAGTGAGACTCCATTCTTCTGTATCTGCCCTGAAGGTTTCACTGGGATTGACTGCAATGACACGGAGAAAG GCCCCTGCCACCCTAATCCCTGCCACAACAATGGCGAGTGCCAGCTGGTGCCCAACCGGGGTGATGTCTTTATGGAATATGTCTGCAAGTGCCCTGCGGGGTATGCAGGCATCCACTGCCAAAAGA ACGTGAACGAGTGCTCCTCACAGCCAtgcaaaaatggaggcacctgCCTAGACCTGAACGGCGACTATGCCTGCAAATGCCCCTCTCCATTCTTGGGGAAGACCTGCCATGTCC gCTGTGCTGTTTTACTGGGCATGGAGGGAAGGGCCATTGCAGATGCCCAGCTCTCGGCCTCATCTGTGTACTATGGGTTCCTAGGCCTGCAGCGCTGGGGTCCCGAGCTGGCCCGACTCAACAACAATGGAATTGTCAATGCCTGGACCTCCAGCAACTATGACAAGAGCCCCTGGATTCAG GCAAACCTGCTGAGGAAGATGCGGCTGACAGGGATCATCATGCAGGGTGCCCGTCGTGCGGGCTGGGCAGAATACGTCCACTCCTTCAAAATAGCACACAGCCTGGACGGGCGTGTGTTTGTGTTCTGCAGGGACGAGAAACAGGATCAAGACAAG GTTTTCCTGGGGAACACAAATAATGATGGCATGCAGTCCAACACGTTCAATCCTCCGATCACAGCCCAGTACATCCGCATCTACCCTGTGATGTGTCACAGGGCTTGCACGCTGCGCTTTGAGCTGGTGGGCTGCGAATTGAATG GTTGTTCGGAGCCGCTGGGCATGAAATCCCGCCTGATCTCTGACCAGCAGATCACAGCCTCCAGCATTTACAAGACTTGGGGCATCGATGGCTTCACCTGGTACCCACATTACGCTCGCCTGGATAAGACAGGCAAGACCAATGCCTGGACTGCACTCAACAACGACCAATCTGAGTGGCTGCAG ATTGACCTGCTGACTCAGAAGAAGGTGACCGGTGTCATCACCCAAGGGGCTCGGGATTTTGGGCACATTCAGTATGTGGCAGCCTACAAAGTGGCTTACAGTGATGATGGGACATCCTGGACCGTTTACAAGGACAACAGGACGAACAGCAGCAAG aTCTTCCAAGGAAACTATGACAACACCTCTCACAAGAAGAACGTGTTTGACGTGCCCTTCTACGCCCGCTTTGTGCGCATCCTGCCTGTGGCATGGCACAACCGCATCACGCTGCGCATGGAGCTGCTGGGCTGTGATGAGTAA
- the MFGE8 gene encoding lactadherin isoform X1: MKASSPLPTLFGAILAVSAVTGDFCDVNHCENGGTCLTGSSETPFFCICPEGFTGIDCNDTEKGPCHPNPCHNNGECQLVPNRGDVFMEYVCKCPAGYAGIHCQKNVNECSSQPCKNGGTCLDLNGDYACKCPSPFLGKTCHVRCAVLLGMEGRAIADAQLSASSVYYGFLGLQRWGPELARLNNNGIVNAWTSSNYDKSPWIQANLLRKMRLTGIIMQGARRAGWAEYVHSFKIAHSLDGRVFVFCRDEKQDQDKVFLGNTNNDGMQSNTFNPPITAQYIRIYPVMCHRACTLRFELVGCELNVYFNTAGCSEPLGMKSRLISDQQITASSIYKTWGIDGFTWYPHYARLDKTGKTNAWTALNNDQSEWLQIDLLTQKKVTGVITQGARDFGHIQYVAAYKVAYSDDGTSWTVYKDNRTNSSKIFQGNYDNTSHKKNVFDVPFYARFVRILPVAWHNRITLRMELLGCDE, translated from the exons ATGAAGGCATCGAGCCCTTTGCCGACGCTGTTCGGTGCCATCCTCGCCGTCTCGGCTGTGACGG GTGATTTCTGTGATGTGAACCACTGTGAGAACGGGGGTACCTGCCTGACTGGTAGCAGTGAGACTCCATTCTTCTGTATCTGCCCTGAAGGTTTCACTGGGATTGACTGCAATGACACGGAGAAAG GCCCCTGCCACCCTAATCCCTGCCACAACAATGGCGAGTGCCAGCTGGTGCCCAACCGGGGTGATGTCTTTATGGAATATGTCTGCAAGTGCCCTGCGGGGTATGCAGGCATCCACTGCCAAAAGA ACGTGAACGAGTGCTCCTCACAGCCAtgcaaaaatggaggcacctgCCTAGACCTGAACGGCGACTATGCCTGCAAATGCCCCTCTCCATTCTTGGGGAAGACCTGCCATGTCC gCTGTGCTGTTTTACTGGGCATGGAGGGAAGGGCCATTGCAGATGCCCAGCTCTCGGCCTCATCTGTGTACTATGGGTTCCTAGGCCTGCAGCGCTGGGGTCCCGAGCTGGCCCGACTCAACAACAATGGAATTGTCAATGCCTGGACCTCCAGCAACTATGACAAGAGCCCCTGGATTCAG GCAAACCTGCTGAGGAAGATGCGGCTGACAGGGATCATCATGCAGGGTGCCCGTCGTGCGGGCTGGGCAGAATACGTCCACTCCTTCAAAATAGCACACAGCCTGGACGGGCGTGTGTTTGTGTTCTGCAGGGACGAGAAACAGGATCAAGACAAG GTTTTCCTGGGGAACACAAATAATGATGGCATGCAGTCCAACACGTTCAATCCTCCGATCACAGCCCAGTACATCCGCATCTACCCTGTGATGTGTCACAGGGCTTGCACGCTGCGCTTTGAGCTGGTGGGCTGCGAATTGAATG TGTATTTCAACACGGCAGGTTGTTCGGAGCCGCTGGGCATGAAATCCCGCCTGATCTCTGACCAGCAGATCACAGCCTCCAGCATTTACAAGACTTGGGGCATCGATGGCTTCACCTGGTACCCACATTACGCTCGCCTGGATAAGACAGGCAAGACCAATGCCTGGACTGCACTCAACAACGACCAATCTGAGTGGCTGCAG ATTGACCTGCTGACTCAGAAGAAGGTGACCGGTGTCATCACCCAAGGGGCTCGGGATTTTGGGCACATTCAGTATGTGGCAGCCTACAAAGTGGCTTACAGTGATGATGGGACATCCTGGACCGTTTACAAGGACAACAGGACGAACAGCAGCAAG aTCTTCCAAGGAAACTATGACAACACCTCTCACAAGAAGAACGTGTTTGACGTGCCCTTCTACGCCCGCTTTGTGCGCATCCTGCCTGTGGCATGGCACAACCGCATCACGCTGCGCATGGAGCTGCTGGGCTGTGATGAGTAA
- the MFGE8 gene encoding lactadherin isoform X3: protein MKASSPLPTLFGAILAVSAVTGDFCDVNHCENGGTCLTGSSETPFFCICPEGFTGIDCNDTEKGPCHPNPCHNNGECQLVPNRGDVFMEYVCKCPAGYAGIHCQKSCAVLLGMEGRAIADAQLSASSVYYGFLGLQRWGPELARLNNNGIVNAWTSSNYDKSPWIQANLLRKMRLTGIIMQGARRAGWAEYVHSFKIAHSLDGRVFVFCRDEKQDQDKVFLGNTNNDGMQSNTFNPPITAQYIRIYPVMCHRACTLRFELVGCELNVYFNTAGCSEPLGMKSRLISDQQITASSIYKTWGIDGFTWYPHYARLDKTGKTNAWTALNNDQSEWLQIDLLTQKKVTGVITQGARDFGHIQYVAAYKVAYSDDGTSWTVYKDNRTNSSKIFQGNYDNTSHKKNVFDVPFYARFVRILPVAWHNRITLRMELLGCDE from the exons ATGAAGGCATCGAGCCCTTTGCCGACGCTGTTCGGTGCCATCCTCGCCGTCTCGGCTGTGACGG GTGATTTCTGTGATGTGAACCACTGTGAGAACGGGGGTACCTGCCTGACTGGTAGCAGTGAGACTCCATTCTTCTGTATCTGCCCTGAAGGTTTCACTGGGATTGACTGCAATGACACGGAGAAAG GCCCCTGCCACCCTAATCCCTGCCACAACAATGGCGAGTGCCAGCTGGTGCCCAACCGGGGTGATGTCTTTATGGAATATGTCTGCAAGTGCCCTGCGGGGTATGCAGGCATCCACTGCCAAAAGA gCTGTGCTGTTTTACTGGGCATGGAGGGAAGGGCCATTGCAGATGCCCAGCTCTCGGCCTCATCTGTGTACTATGGGTTCCTAGGCCTGCAGCGCTGGGGTCCCGAGCTGGCCCGACTCAACAACAATGGAATTGTCAATGCCTGGACCTCCAGCAACTATGACAAGAGCCCCTGGATTCAG GCAAACCTGCTGAGGAAGATGCGGCTGACAGGGATCATCATGCAGGGTGCCCGTCGTGCGGGCTGGGCAGAATACGTCCACTCCTTCAAAATAGCACACAGCCTGGACGGGCGTGTGTTTGTGTTCTGCAGGGACGAGAAACAGGATCAAGACAAG GTTTTCCTGGGGAACACAAATAATGATGGCATGCAGTCCAACACGTTCAATCCTCCGATCACAGCCCAGTACATCCGCATCTACCCTGTGATGTGTCACAGGGCTTGCACGCTGCGCTTTGAGCTGGTGGGCTGCGAATTGAATG TGTATTTCAACACGGCAGGTTGTTCGGAGCCGCTGGGCATGAAATCCCGCCTGATCTCTGACCAGCAGATCACAGCCTCCAGCATTTACAAGACTTGGGGCATCGATGGCTTCACCTGGTACCCACATTACGCTCGCCTGGATAAGACAGGCAAGACCAATGCCTGGACTGCACTCAACAACGACCAATCTGAGTGGCTGCAG ATTGACCTGCTGACTCAGAAGAAGGTGACCGGTGTCATCACCCAAGGGGCTCGGGATTTTGGGCACATTCAGTATGTGGCAGCCTACAAAGTGGCTTACAGTGATGATGGGACATCCTGGACCGTTTACAAGGACAACAGGACGAACAGCAGCAAG aTCTTCCAAGGAAACTATGACAACACCTCTCACAAGAAGAACGTGTTTGACGTGCCCTTCTACGCCCGCTTTGTGCGCATCCTGCCTGTGGCATGGCACAACCGCATCACGCTGCGCATGGAGCTGCTGGGCTGTGATGAGTAA